One genomic region from Xyrauchen texanus isolate HMW12.3.18 chromosome 16, RBS_HiC_50CHRs, whole genome shotgun sequence encodes:
- the cmpk2 gene encoding UMP-CMP kinase 2, mitochondrial: MPHCSHFTMLKRAMFLCGQLRSRVFAVEFDLRKEPFYFSLSTSPQLLSNLDYQQLFGEDGKLYSLHVHCDDRIQKARAHAEIKHGLSEKLPRDCDVFEASSYVPDVKNSVDKGFFIRDRSTTALSEEILKKYHQNKSVCVISYKREGQYCWQEMWSPVNQVEQVERHYVTPAAAPEYHPSTLNIKNSDVYYCIDEAYKVLRECSDIIPESKEVLQLVDEQVETSRGDGFPVIVIEGLDATGKTTLTEALRESLNATLLKSPPQCLASFRQRFDSEPPLIRRAFYALGNYITAAHIGKESLRAPVIVDRYWHSTAAYAFATAVSGRVENLPRPYSELYQWPEDLLQPDLVLLLTVNPEERLRRLSDRGQGKTIEETELEVNQLFRLKVEEAYKRIQNPACIIVDASPSPQEVLQQVQFLIRNNCHL; encoded by the exons ATGCCTCACTGTTCACACTTCACAATGTTAAAGAGAGCCATGTTTCTCTGCGGACAGCTGCGCTCTCGCGTATTTGCGGTGGAGTTTGATTTGCGCAAAGAACCTTTTTATTTCTCATTGAGCACAAGCCCTCAGCTTTTGAGTAATCTTGATTATCAGCAGCTCTTCGGAGAGGATGGCAAACTATACTCGTTGCACGTTCACTGCGATGACAGAATTCAGAAGGCGCGAGCTCACGCTGAAATAAAACACGGGCTGTCTGAAAAACTTCCACGAGATTGCGACGTATTCGAAGCGTCCTCCTATGTCCCAGATGTCAAAAACAGCGTCGACAAAGGCTTTTTTATACGGGACAGATCCACTACAGCTCTTTCAGAggaaatattaaagaaatatcaCCAAAATAAATCGGTATGTGTGATTTCATACAAGCGCGAGGGTCAGTACTGCTGGCAGGAGATGTGGTCACCTGTCAATCAAGTGGAGCAAGTAGAGAGACATTACGTCACACCTGCAGCAGCCCCAGAGTATCACCCATCCACACTAAACATCAAGAACTCTGATGTGTACTACTGTATTGACGAAGCCTATAAGGTCCTTCGAGAG TGCAGTGACATTATCCCTGAGTCAAAGGAAGTTCTGCAGCTAGTGGACGAACAGGTGGAGACCAGCAGAGGAGATGGTTTTCCAGTCATTGTAATCGAGGGACTGGATGCTACAG GTAAAACTACTCTCACAGAAGCCCTGCGGGAGTCTCTGAATGCCACCCTTCTGAAATCTCCTCCCCAGTGCCTGGCTTCTTTCAGACAGCGCTTTGACTCTGAACCACCCCTCATCCGCAGGGCCTTTTATGCTCTGGGGAACTACATCACCGCAGCACACATAGGGAAAGAGTCCTTGAGGGCTCCTGTCATAGTGGACAG GTACTGGCACAGCACAGCAGCATATGCCTTTGCCACAGCAGTAAGTGGAAGAGTGGAAAACCTCCCTAGACCATATTCAGAACTGTACCAGTGGCCAGAAGACCTGCTCCAGCCAGACCTTGTGCTGCTCCTGACTGTCAACCCAGAGGAGAGACTGAGAAGACTCAGCGACAGAGGACAGGGAAAGACCATCGAGGAGACAGAGCTAGAGGTCAATCAACTGTTCAGACTGAA AGTGGAAGAAGCTTACAAGAGAATCCAGAATCCTGCCTGCATCATCGTGGATGCCAGCCCCTCTCCCCAAGAAGTGCTACAACAAGTGCAGTTTTTAATAAGGAACAATTGTCACCTGTAA